In Zingiber officinale cultivar Zhangliang chromosome 1A, Zo_v1.1, whole genome shotgun sequence, a genomic segment contains:
- the LOC122000645 gene encoding LOB domain-containing protein 1-like: MESSDVTASFHHFSNSSNSSPTSSSPISSPPAPALIHSPCAACKILRRRCADKCLLAPYFPRTDPLKFTTAHRLFGASNIIKLLQDLPESQRADAVSSMVYEASARIRDPVYGCAGTICHLQKQVGELQAQLARTQAELINLQAQNKNLLALICMDIEQDSSSQQPDPIPNCMFQNNDCFLEDISQSYVFASSSGCEPSWDI; encoded by the exons ATGGAGTCTAGTGACGTCACCGCCAGTTTCCACCACTTCTCCAACTCTTCTAATTCCTCCCCTACGTCGTCGTCGCCCATCTCGTCCCCGCCGGCGCCGGCCCTGATCCACAGCCCCTGCGCCGCCTGCAAGATCCTTCGCCGGCGGTGCGCCGACAAGTGCCTACTCGCGCCTTATTTCCCGCGAACGGATCCTCTCAAGTTCACCACCGCGCACCGCCTCTTCGGCGCCAGCAACATTATCAAACTCTTGCAG GATTTGCCAGAGAGCCAGAGAGCCGATGCAGTGAGCAGCATGGTGTATGAAGCCAGCGCCCGAATTCGCGATCCAGTTTACGGGTGCGCAGGCACGATATGCCACCTTCAGAAGCAAGTCGGCGAGCTTCAAGCTCAACTGGCCCGGACTCAGGCCGAGCTCATCAACCTCCAAGCTCAGAACAAGAACTTGCTCGCCCTGATTTGCATGGACATCGAGCAAGATTCCTCCTCTCAACAACCCGATCCAATTCCAAACTGCATGTTTCAGAACAATGACTGCTTCCTCGAAGACATCAGCCAGAGCTACGTATTTGCCAGTTCCTCCGGATGCGAGCCGTCGTGGGACATATAG